A region from the Melanotaenia boesemani isolate fMelBoe1 chromosome 11, fMelBoe1.pri, whole genome shotgun sequence genome encodes:
- the dhfr gene encoding dihydrofolate reductase has protein sequence MSRVLNGIVAICPDLGIGKNGDLPWHPIRLRNEFAHFRKMTETSPAAGKQNVVIMGRKTWFSIPERNRPLNGRINIVLSREFQAPPAGAHYLAADFSSALRLVETELAEKADQVWVIGGSSLYKEMMERSGTKRLFVTRILKQFDCDTFLPEIRADKYRLLPAFPGVPCELQEENGIQYRYEVYESIQQ, from the exons ATGTCAAGGGTCCTGAATGGGATCGTGGCGATATGTCCTGATCTGGGAATCGGGAAAAATGGAGACTTGCCCTGGCATCCTATTCGGCTCAG gAATGAATTTGCTCATTTTCGAAAGATGACAGAAACCAGTCCAGCTGCAG GTAAACAGAACGTGGTGATCATGGGCAGAAAGACGTGGTTTTCAATCCCAGAGAGGAACAGACCTCTGAACGGCAGGATCAACATCGTCCTCAGCAGAGAGTTCCA AGCGCCCCCTGCTGGAGCCCACTACCTGGCCGCAGACTTCAGCTCAGCCCTCAGGCTGGTAGAGACGGAGCTGGCTGAGAAGGCCGATCAGGTCTGGGTCATCGGAGGCAGCTCGCTCTACAAG GAGATGATGGAGCGTTCTGGAACCAAGAGACTCTTCGTCACGAGGATCCTGAAGCAGTTTGACTGCGACACGTTTCTCCCTGAAATCCGTGCAGATAAATACCGTCTCCTGCCAGC GTTTCCTGGAGTCCCGTGTGAACTTCAGGAGGAGAACGGCATCCAGTACAGATACGAGGTGTACGAGAGCATCCAGCAGTGA
- the ankrd34bb gene encoding ankyrin repeat domain 34Bb yields the protein MDEPPEVQTDCNSLLRAVYLSRLRLTRLLLEGGAYINESNEHGETPLMIACKTRHTDPQSVPKIKMVRYLLESGADPNIQDKTGKTALIHACLEQSGSEVLLLLLSSGADPTLEDHAGLSALVYAVGSGNQEVLNVLLDACKVRGKEVIIIPSNKMPPGQQKTKQYFNVPPPPDLEEHLHHTPASCCMSPLEAQMQHSLGTRSFHFGESTEVTSQPGSPTQRLSPSRGSGVDKQLYLHRMPSELGSKSLTQLHHQKQVASSPEEELSLRSPAPCGRPPAVSRHHSIDVQDTAGLQKALENMSVAENRRGRRAFGRKMSCDGAATSLHSTSHPSLHRDSLPVPNGSSSVDEDHLKQLNIEERHHYSSDFPERQKLVHSRPSILFGSRESLDRSVQQRGPAGLERRGSGAFLLDHIAHTRPGYLPPLNPHAPIPDIGFSSGFSYPLSGSKKTLSGLLTSSKPALHQDLKAKRILWRRHSMQSEQIQKLCHFQETSGLTE from the exons ATGGATGAACCACCAGAGGTTCAGACAGATTGTAATTCCCTGCTGAGAGCCGTCTACCTGAGTCGATTGCGTCTCACCCGGCTGCTCCTGGAGGGCGGGGCTTACATCAACGAGAGTAACGAACATGGAGAAACTCCCCTGATGATCGCCTGCAAGACCCGACACACAGACCCGCAGAGTGTTCCGAAGATCAAGATGGTTCG GTATCTCCTGGAGAGCGGTGCTGATCCAAACATTCAGGACAAGACGGGGAAAACGGCTCTGATCCATGCATGTCTGGAGCAAAGCGGGTCAGAAgttctgttgctgctgctgagcaGTGGAGCTGATCCGACTCTGGAGGACCACGCTGGCTTGTCAGCGTTGGTTTACGCGGTCGGTTCGGGAAACCAGGAAGTCCTTAACGTGCTTCTAGATGCCTGTAAGGTGAGAGGGAAAGAGGTCATCATCATTCCTTCCAAcaagatgcctcctggacaacagaagacaaAGCAGTACTTCAAcgttcctccacctcctgatcTGGAGGAACATCTCCATCACACCCCAGCATCCTGCTGCATGTCGCCACTTGAGGCCCAGATGCAGCACTCCTTAGGAACCAGATCTTTTCATTTTGGGGAGTCTACTGAGGTCACATCTCAGCCAGGTTCTCCCACCCAACGTCTGAGTCCTTCACGTGGTTCTGGTGTGGATAAGCAGCTTTATCTCCACAGGATGCCATCAGAACTCGGGTCCAAGAGTCTGACCCAACTGCACCATCAGAAGCAGGTTGCCTCCTCTCCTGAGGAGGAGCTATCTCTCAGAAGTCCTGCTCCATGTGGAAGACCACCAGCTGTCTCCCGTCACCACAGCATAGATGTCCAAGACACTGCAGGGCTCCAGAAAGCTCTGGAGAATATGTCTGTAGCCGAGAACAGAAGAGGAAGGAGAGCGTTCGGTAGGAAGATGTCGTGTGACGGCGCTGCCACTTCTTTACATTCGACTTCACACCCCAGCCTGCACAGAGACAGCCTCCCGGTCCCGAACGGGTCCAGTTCTGTGGATGAGGATCATCTCAAACAGCTGAACATCGAGGAACGTCACCACTACAGCTCCGACTTTCCAGAGAGGCAGAAACTGGTCCACAGCAGACCCTCCATCCTGTTTGGATCCAGGGAGTCCTTGGACAGGTCCGTCCAGCAACGAGGTCCAGCAGGACTGGAGCGAAGAGGTTCAGGAGCTTTTCTTCTGGATCATATCGCCCACACTCGGCCCGGATACCTCCCACCTCTCAATCCCCACGCTCCCATCCCAGATATTGgcttcagttctggcttttccTACCCACTCAGTGGCAGTAAAAAAACACTAAGTGGTCTTCTAACTAGCTCCAAACCGGCTCTCCACCAGGACCTGAAAGCTAAGAGGATTCTGTGGAGACGCCACTCCATGCAGAGTGAGCAGATCCAAAAGCTTTGCCACTTCCAGGAAACGTCTGGACTCACGGAATAA